In a genomic window of Ralstonia insidiosa:
- a CDS encoding ABC transporter substrate-binding protein, giving the protein MQQTRRNVLRLTMAATLATSLFGGAINAAHAEANEVRISHGYGILYLPIMVMSSEHLLEKQAKAAGLGDVKVSYRILDGGNVINDAMLSGALDIASLGVPGFLTLWDKTRGSAMEVRGLSSLSSSSMYLMTRNPNVKTLADFSDKDRIAVPGIKTSLPAVVLQMAAAKTFGDKQFNKLDPITVPLPHPDATAVMLAGGSQINSHMASPPFSYTEAAAPGLHRVFNTVDVLGNITLDMTYTSKKFYDANPKLSAAFVAALDEANALIAKDKTKAAQIYIAQSKVKSSPDEVKKILDDPDSRFTTTPVGVAHYAEFMQRVGTLKNKPASWKDLFFPTVQNRQGS; this is encoded by the coding sequence ATGCAGCAAACCCGCCGCAATGTCCTACGCCTGACCATGGCCGCCACCCTGGCAACATCGCTCTTCGGTGGCGCGATCAACGCAGCGCACGCAGAAGCCAACGAAGTCCGCATCTCCCACGGCTACGGCATCCTCTACCTGCCCATCATGGTGATGTCCAGCGAGCACCTGCTAGAGAAGCAGGCCAAGGCGGCGGGCCTGGGCGACGTGAAGGTCAGCTACCGCATTCTGGACGGCGGCAACGTCATCAACGACGCCATGCTCTCGGGCGCGCTCGACATCGCCTCCCTGGGCGTCCCAGGCTTCCTCACCCTGTGGGACAAGACCCGCGGCAGCGCCATGGAAGTGCGCGGCCTGTCGTCGCTCAGCTCATCGTCGATGTACCTGATGACGCGCAACCCCAACGTGAAGACGCTGGCCGACTTCTCCGACAAGGACCGCATTGCCGTGCCCGGCATCAAGACTTCACTGCCCGCCGTGGTGCTGCAAATGGCCGCCGCCAAAACCTTCGGTGACAAGCAGTTCAACAAGCTCGACCCGATCACCGTGCCGCTGCCGCACCCGGACGCCACCGCCGTCATGCTGGCAGGCGGCAGCCAGATCAACAGCCATATGGCCTCGCCGCCGTTCTCATACACCGAGGCCGCCGCACCTGGCCTGCACCGCGTGTTCAACACCGTCGACGTGCTCGGCAACATCACGCTGGACATGACCTACACCAGCAAGAAGTTCTACGACGCCAACCCGAAGCTGTCAGCAGCATTCGTGGCGGCGCTGGATGAAGCCAACGCGCTCATCGCCAAGGACAAGACCAAGGCCGCACAGATCTACATCGCGCAATCGAAGGTGAAGAGTTCGCCTGACGAGGTGAAAAAGATCCTCGACGATCCGGACTCGCGCTTCACGACCACGCCGGTGGGCGTCGCACACTATGCTGAGTTCATGCAGCGCGTGGGCACGCTCAAGAACAAGCCGGCATCGTGGAAGGACCTGTTCTTCCCGACGGTGCAGAACCGGCAGGGCTCCTAA
- a CDS encoding DUF488 domain-containing protein, with protein MTLRIVRLGEPRSPDEGLRIGTVRRPPRGVPKEEFASRDFYDVWMPLLSPTPELVKQAQTAQAEHDEKGWQTFVRHFRAEMRDGDAARTLDMLAALSHQTNLSVGCYCEEEAHCHRSVLRELLKERGAKVAD; from the coding sequence ATGACCCTACGCATCGTCCGGCTCGGCGAGCCGCGCTCCCCCGATGAAGGCCTGCGCATCGGCACTGTGCGGCGCCCGCCGCGCGGCGTGCCCAAGGAAGAATTCGCCAGCCGCGATTTCTACGACGTCTGGATGCCGCTGCTCTCCCCCACGCCTGAACTCGTCAAGCAAGCTCAAACGGCACAGGCCGAGCACGACGAGAAGGGCTGGCAGACCTTCGTGCGCCACTTCCGCGCCGAGATGCGCGATGGCGATGCGGCACGCACGCTCGACATGCTGGCCGCGCTGTCCCATCAGACCAATCTCTCAGTCGGCTGCTATTGCGAAGAGGAAGCGCATTGCCATCGGTCGGTGTTGCGCGAGCTATTGAAGGAGCGGGGCGCGAAGGTGGCTGACTGA